The DNA segment acatatatacatatatatattatatatattatatatatatgtatatatatatatatatatatatatatatatatatatatgtgtgtgtgtgtatgtaaatatatatatatatatatatatatgaatgtatatgtatatatatacatatatacacacacacacacacacacacacacacacacacacacacacacacacacacacacacacacacacatatgtgtgtgtgtgtgtgtgtgtgtgtgtgtgtgtgtgtgtgtgtgtgtatatatatacatatatatatgtatgtatatatatatatatatatatatatatatatatatatatatgtgtgtgtgtgtatatatatacatatatatatatgtatgtgtatatatatatatatatatatatatatatatatatctgtgtgtgtgtgtgtgtgtgtggatgtgtgtgtgtgtgtgtatgtatgtatgtatgtatgtatgtatatatatatatatatatatatatatatatatatatatatttgcaaacgtTTAGTTTGCAACTAGACCTATACTCACTGATGTCCATAAGTAAAATGTAAActtgatgtttgtatgtatatattatcaatgGCGTGTGAATGTTTAGAGATTTCAAGGATTACAAGTATAAAAAGTAGGTAGACCTCTTGTTTTAATCGATAGTCTCTTCGGTATTTATTGCATATTAGAAGTGTAGACTTATTTggtaaaacacacaacacacggacatacagacacacacacaaacaaacaaacgcacatacatcacacacatacaaggatacacacacacacacacacacacacacacacacacacacacacacacacacacacacacacacacacacacacacacacacacacacacacatacacacacacacacacatacactgggtTGTTAGTCGCCGAACCTCAATTTCTTGAAGGTTGCATCACACACAAGTGCAGTAAGCTGGTCTGTTAGTGTCTTTCGCTTGAATATTGAACATGTGTTTCATACTTTatgaaacacacgcatgcacacacacacacacacacacacacacacacacacacacacacacacacacacacacacacacacacacatatatatatatatatatatatatatatatatatatatatatatatatatatatagatatatatacacagtatatatatatatatatatatatatatatatatatatatatatatatatatatacgtacatacattcatgcatatacagacatttatatttatacatgctacACAAACATATAACTGACATAAAGACGTAACGATGACaggaacaagaacagcaacaaaaaatgaGAAGTAACCTCACAATaaactcatttatttatctatctgtctatgtaaagGTCTGAATAAAGCTGTCGATGAGGACGTGTTTGAAAATAATTCCTGAAAAAATTGAAGTTTGAGAAATGACTGATTATTCACCATAGATTTTGACGGGAAATCCTTACGTTTATAGTCTTTTTAGTCATATTATCTATTCATGTGTTTATTGCATTGTTTGTATTTAGATGTTGATAGCTTATTGAATGTTATCATTGCTACCACACACTTGTTGATGCCTTTTCCTCTCAGATATACCACAGGTTTATCTTTAAAATTCTCTTAAGTTGATTAATCTTCACAAAGTTCATAGGttcgatttttttcttacttagaaGTATTGCCAGTCAGTTAGTCATACGTATCTTGTTTTGAATTCTGGGacatctatctcactttctccacacacacacgtgcgcgcgcttgcatgcacacacgcacgcatacccaTCCCCTGACACACACACCATCAGACACATGCATTTTTTAAAAGATATTGCTACCGCttccattacagttatcatcattatcatcactattactattttttattattatcattatcattactactaccatttacCATAAAACAATTCTAGATACATCGGGGTCAGGTGTACGCTGGAAATCATACCCTGTCGCCTTCTATGATCAGCAACCAGCATTTTTTTGTCCAGACCGTGTCATGCCTTATGATCAACGCAAAAACGGAATGAGATAAACGCTTGCTAggtaaaaaacgagagaaaaatacgGGAACGACTTTGAGAATCAAAACTTCAATATTACTTTATCAAATCATTGGTCAACGTATTTATCACCAAAAACGGTTTATCAATCACCATGAATTGGAAATAAACCACCAATTTTCGAGGATAAGTGATCAAACTTCTCTGAGTCGCTAATATATTTATTGCAATCACAACACATCATTAAATACTGACATCCATAGATTTTAAATACCAGCAAAATAATATTAGGATGTTTTTTCAGCGCGTTCTCGACCCCGCCTTAGAGTCCGTAGGGGCAGACCGTCGTGTAGGTCTTGACAGTCGTCACGTCGGTCACGTAGCGAGGGACGATCTGGTTTTCGTACTGGACCTTGTAGTTGGTTGACGTCTGCACGAGGGGCTGCTGCACGTACTCGGTCTCGACCACCGTGGCGTACTGCACCTGGACAGACACGACGGTGGAGATGGAGGTCACGGTGACGGTGTTGGGCACGTACTGGGCGTTGGTGATGGTGACCGAGTCGAAGTTGGTCACGTAGTCAGTCTGGCGGTCGTGGACGGTCTCGATGATGTTGTCGTAGCTGGTTGTGGTGACGTACTCGGGGACGTACCTCGTCTCCTTCTGCGTTTGGACGATGGTGCTCACGACGGGAACGTGCACGGTCTGCACGTCGTAGCCGTCCTTGTAGACCGTTTCGTAAGAGGGGACCtggacagaaatagaaagattaGTCACGAAGATATTTAGCACAAGTaccttaaaaaataatgataatgctctcgacacacaaagtcacacatgTGCAGGCAGTGATTGCATGCAtagtgtctcctctctctcatgaaAGGTGTAATAGCTTTACCTCCTGCACTCGGGTGCGGTGTTCCGTGACGTATGAAGTCACGTAGGGGCAGGAAGGTCCTGAAGGTCCGAATCCAGCTCCTCCTCCGAATCCAGCACcggctccagctccacctccgaatccagctccagctccacctccaaATCCAGCTCCGGCTCCGGCTCCGGCTCCACCTCCGAATCCAGCACCGGCTCCACCTCCGAATCCAGCACcggctccagctccacctccgaATCCAGCACCGGCTCCACCTCCGAATCCAGCTCcggctccagctccagctccgaATCCAGCTCCAGCTCcggctccagctccagctccgaATCCAGCTCCTGCTCCAAGCCCATTTCCGAAGCCTGCGCCCCCGCCAGGAGTGGGGAAGGCGTAGCCCGCATCCGAGTCCGCGTGGGCCAAGACCAACAAGGCCAGGAAGGCAACGACACGTCCACACACGCCCAtctggagggggaagggcgggagtGTGAGGAGAAGAACAAACGAAGAACAAAGACAGAACAAAGGAAGGCAAAAAGCGTCGCATGCATCGCGTGACTGGAAAGACGATATTTTTAAAAAGGTATCCAAATTAAGTGATATTCAGAGATTATATCTAGAAGGGACCtctgggataaaaaaaaagcgaCATCGAAACACTATCCAATAGTAGCAAAAGAACGGATAAAAAGTGGCATCTAAACCTCCCTCCGAGTGTAgcaaagaacaagaggaaaatacTGGTTAAACGGGTTTGGTCGCCATGTAGGTTAAGTGGAACAAGAGGGGAAAAATTACCTTGGATGGCTAAATTTGTCCAACTGTCTAACAAAGAAATCAGCAACTGTCAGTCCAGTATGTATTACAAGTTCACAGGCGATTCGTTGAAATTTATAGACGTCTAAATCCACGCACGAGAAAGAAATTCATTTAAATAAATTAGCATTGGATTATGAGTCAAGTCAGGTCATAAAACGAACACGGCCTACTTACAAacatctcaaaaaaaagaaaaatatatatatatcaaggacaCCTTCACAGGTCGAAGTGAAAGTCGAACTCAAATTCCCAAATTCAAAGAACTTGATTTGAGTCCGTAACTCTTACAATTTTCCCTCGCAAAAAAAGCGTTTTTGACATTTCATTTGACGTAATGAGGTGAAGCcccaatataaattaaatatatttagaaattttATTCTcaattcacaaaaataataataaacaacgttAATGCATCTACTCGTTTCGCCATTCGTAACTGATCGATGGTTATATGAAAATAATGCGTTGATGTAAAATGTGTATGACGTAAATTGGGAGTGATTACGTGATAGAAAGATTATGAAGTGGGCGAATTTCGTGACGTAAGGGTGCAACGGGATCACAGATGATTTCAACAGCGAGTGAGGTATTGCTTGAGACTTGTGGATTAAGACGAACAGATATTTCGTATAGCAAATCATACATTCAGATGCAAGACAAACTTAGAAAGTGACCAAATATTtgacaaattaataaacaaagtaaaagttGTAATATGCGTTAATCATGATGAtccaatacatttatttttcgtttctgaTAAACTTTAATAACGGACTTTTTTAATAATAACTAGTTCCCATTGGGTCGCTTTAAAATCCTAAACCATTTTTAGTTCGTCGTGAGAACTGGTTTGttgccagaaagagaaagagggagaaagaggaggggagagagagagagagagagagagagagagagagagagagagagagagagagagagagagagagagagagagagagagagagagagaaagagagagagagaaaagaagaagggcgagactaaaaatatagatagatagatagacagacagatagaaagatagagagagagagagaaagagagagagagagagagagagagagagagagagagagagagagagagagagagagagagaaagagagggagagagagagagagagagagagagagagagagagagagagagagagagagagagagagagagaggagagagagagagagagaggggggggtggagagagagacggagaggaccAGGAAAGGGGAGctgggagagtgaatgagaagatGGACAGAGATGAAGCgtaaagaagaaagacgagagacagaaagagagggagaaataaagaaaaagagatagatagatagatagatagatagatagatagagagagagagagagagagagagagagagagagagagagagagagagagaaaggaaaggagagagataatgataaagaaggagaaagaagagaagagaagaggccgGATGTATCTGACAACTGCAGATGGAATTGTAATGAACTTGAATGGCATTAATCGAAAGTGACTTTATCTACTTTTTCGCAGACATTATTTTTCTCTGTCATTAGCATTTACAATTGTTATtcgtgtttttcgtgtttttttcattGAAATTCACGCTCCTTGTATATTACTTAATACTCTTATCGTTAGACTACAATATCGGGAAGACTTCATGCACTAATTATATGTAGGAGGTCTTTAGTACTTAATCAGATCACGAGATAATAATCCGCGAGGGCGATCATCCAAAGCTTACCATCTTGAGCCTCTTGAATCCAGGTCACCGGCATTTGACCTCTGGTAattacccctccccttttctatcATGATAATTAGTCGTACGTGTCTAGcgtcaagtgtatatatatatatatatatatatatatatatatatatatatatatatatatatatatatatatgtatatatatgtatgtatatgtatatatatatatatatatatatatatatatatatatatatatatgataatggcgATTGTTGACCCTATATCGTCTTGCCCAGTCCACTGTTATCATCCATGTCGCGGGAGATTTACCTTCTTAGATGCTTCTCTTGAGAGGATCCGGCAGTGAATGCGTTGCAGGGGCCGAGTCCGTCCTTTTATACCTGCGCGCAAGTCGACCTGCCAGTCCACTTCTGTACAGACGATCTTGTTCACGTTTCCTCTGGCTTGACTTGGGGATGCTGAGGTTGATGCTggggcgtgtgtgtacgtgtgtgtgtgtgtgcgcgcgggtgtgtgtgtgtatcttttttttttttttttttactgag comes from the Penaeus chinensis breed Huanghai No. 1 chromosome 32, ASM1920278v2, whole genome shotgun sequence genome and includes:
- the LOC125042471 gene encoding transcription elongation factor SPT5-like — translated: MDIDLKVLHLAIAELQIMQERPLAQQGEQQGITSLLHINLDLSIPQVIRKVQVIGPERHTIVKNKQSFMVSVALRIIVSPHRKVIVDEYSQSQKEVDWQVDLRAGIKGRTRPLQRIHCRILSREASKKMGVCGRVVAFLALLVLAHADSDAGYAFPTPGGGAGFGNGLGAGAGFGAGAGAGAGAGFGAGAGAGAGFGGGAGAGFGGGAGAGAGFGGGAGAGFGGGAGAGAGAGFGGGAGAGFGGGAGAGAGFGGGAGFGPSGPSCPYVTSYVTEHRTRVQEVPSYETVYKDGYDVQTVHVPVVSTIVQTQKETRYVPEYVTTTSYDNIIETVHDRQTDYVTNFDSVTITNAQYVPNTVTVTSISTVVSVQVQYATVVETEYVQQPLVQTSTNYKVQYENQIVPRYVTDVTTVKTYTTVCPYGL